From one Chloroflexota bacterium genomic stretch:
- the cheB gene encoding chemotaxis-specific protein-glutamate methyltransferase CheB: MIRVVLVEDSPTTREYLTSILDGDPELRLVGTARDGSEGVQQVLSLRPDVVLMDVHMPRMGGYEATRQIMERAATPIVLISASFNAAEVAMTFQALEAGALTVVEKPAGPGDPLADESAQKLLQTLRLMAEVRVVHRWPRRNGSTGGATGPALTSGNDPTAVDGRSEQAHAILLPSRRTRLIAIGASTGGPNALSRILGALPSAFDIPIIVAQHITPGFVDGLADWLGQCTPMRVKIAESGEPLRGGTVYLAPADCHVGAGPGRIRLSNGPSDDGFYPSATELFRSAALAYGPSAVGVLLTGMGRDGAAGLLAMRRVGALTITQDRESCVVYGMPAEAVRLGAAQYVLSPEDISVLLGRVARQRPGYDAPVPPSDALERPGSRP, encoded by the coding sequence ATGATCCGCGTCGTCCTCGTGGAAGACTCGCCGACGACCAGAGAGTATCTGACATCGATCCTGGATGGCGATCCCGAGCTTCGCCTGGTCGGCACGGCGCGCGATGGCTCTGAGGGAGTCCAGCAGGTCCTCAGCCTGAGGCCAGACGTCGTGCTCATGGACGTCCACATGCCGCGCATGGGCGGCTACGAGGCCACGCGCCAGATCATGGAGCGCGCGGCAACGCCCATCGTGCTCATCAGTGCGAGCTTCAACGCGGCCGAGGTGGCGATGACCTTCCAGGCGTTGGAAGCCGGCGCCCTCACCGTCGTCGAGAAACCGGCCGGCCCAGGGGACCCGTTGGCGGACGAGTCGGCGCAGAAGCTGCTCCAGACTCTCCGACTCATGGCCGAGGTGCGCGTCGTCCATCGCTGGCCGCGGCGAAACGGCTCAACCGGCGGCGCAACCGGCCCCGCTCTGACGAGCGGCAACGACCCAACAGCCGTCGATGGTCGGTCGGAACAGGCGCACGCGATCCTGCTCCCGAGCCGGCGCACCCGCCTCATCGCGATCGGCGCATCGACGGGCGGCCCCAATGCCCTGTCGCGCATCCTGGGCGCACTCCCATCGGCCTTTGACATCCCGATCATCGTCGCGCAGCACATTACGCCGGGCTTTGTCGATGGGCTGGCCGACTGGCTGGGCCAATGCACGCCGATGAGGGTGAAGATCGCGGAGTCGGGAGAGCCGCTCCGAGGCGGCACCGTGTACCTCGCGCCGGCCGATTGCCACGTGGGCGCCGGCCCGGGCCGCATTCGACTGAGCAATGGGCCGTCGGACGACGGGTTCTATCCATCGGCGACTGAGCTGTTTCGTTCCGCCGCCCTGGCGTACGGACCTTCGGCCGTCGGCGTGCTCCTCACCGGCATGGGCCGCGACGGCGCGGCTGGCCTCCTGGCCATGCGTCGAGTCGGCGCACTGACGATTACCCAGGACCGAGAGAGCTGCGTCGTCTACGGAATGCCCGCGGAGGCCGTTCGGCTCGGCGCTGCCCAATACGTGCTGTCGCCCGAGGACATCAGCGTCCTCCTGGGACGTGTCGCCAGACAGAGGCCCGGCTACGACGCGCCCGTCCCACCGTCCGACGCCCTCGAGCGTCCGGGCAGCCGCCCATGA
- a CDS encoding response regulator encodes MTERILVVEDSQTQAELVRLVLEDEGYQVVVAENGRVALERIKESPPDLVLSDIMMPEMDGHELCQAMKADEGTRVIPVVMLTSLQAQHDRIRALENGADDFLSKPVDPDELVARVRSLLRLKAVYDKLLQHDQRETQRVLVAEDSRTEAENLRALLEEAGYEIELVTDGRSALARARAAPPDLVLTDVIMPEMDGVAFCRALKAADATRRIPVIMLTSLQERGDRILALEAGADDFLTKPIDRAELLARARSLLRLKALHDQLTQRGDEIARQAEELAKTNAELVQLTVELEDRVAARTAELESKTEELKATSQQLWQTAKLATMGELAASVAHELNNPLATVSLRIESMLASTAEDDQRRRSLEIVDAEVERMARLVARLLEFSRHTERQISTIDLPSEIANSLELVQGYVRNRRVTPVTEYASGPLTILADRQQLRQVLLNLITNACDAMESGGTLTIRVYREDSAAVQLAPDRRTDNGGQEGRPTVVIEIADTGSGISPADLARVTEPFFTTKPEGKGTGLGLAICRRIVQEHAGKLEIASEVGVGTTIRVKLPAPETGPNGGGRGNYGPA; translated from the coding sequence ATGACCGAGCGCATCCTCGTCGTCGAAGACAGCCAGACCCAGGCGGAGCTGGTTCGCCTCGTCCTCGAGGACGAGGGCTACCAGGTTGTCGTCGCCGAAAATGGCCGGGTGGCGTTGGAGCGAATCAAAGAATCGCCGCCAGATTTGGTGCTCTCCGACATCATGATGCCTGAGATGGATGGCCACGAGCTGTGCCAGGCGATGAAGGCCGACGAGGGCACGCGGGTCATCCCGGTCGTGATGCTGACCTCGCTTCAGGCCCAGCACGATCGGATTCGAGCCCTCGAGAACGGCGCCGACGATTTTCTGAGCAAGCCGGTGGACCCCGACGAGCTGGTGGCGCGCGTTCGGTCGCTCCTTCGCCTCAAAGCCGTGTACGACAAGCTCCTCCAACATGACCAGCGCGAGACCCAGCGTGTGCTCGTAGCGGAGGACAGCCGCACCGAAGCGGAGAACCTTCGCGCACTCCTCGAAGAGGCTGGGTACGAGATCGAGCTGGTCACCGATGGCCGCAGCGCCCTCGCCCGCGCCCGCGCCGCCCCGCCGGACCTCGTCCTCACCGACGTGATCATGCCCGAGATGGATGGCGTCGCCTTCTGCCGGGCGCTGAAGGCTGCCGATGCGACGCGGCGCATCCCCGTGATCATGCTGACCTCCCTCCAGGAGCGGGGAGATCGCATCTTGGCCCTCGAGGCCGGCGCCGACGATTTCCTCACCAAGCCGATCGATCGTGCGGAGCTGCTGGCCCGCGCCCGATCGCTCCTCCGTCTGAAGGCGTTGCACGACCAGCTCACCCAGCGCGGCGACGAGATCGCGCGCCAGGCCGAGGAGCTGGCCAAGACGAACGCCGAGCTGGTCCAGCTCACCGTCGAGCTGGAAGATCGCGTGGCGGCTCGGACCGCCGAGCTCGAGTCCAAGACGGAGGAGCTGAAAGCGACCTCGCAGCAGCTCTGGCAAACGGCCAAATTGGCGACGATGGGAGAGCTCGCGGCGAGCGTGGCCCACGAGCTGAACAACCCGCTCGCGACCGTGAGCCTGCGCATCGAATCCATGCTGGCTTCGACCGCCGAGGATGACCAGCGGCGGCGCTCCCTCGAGATCGTCGACGCCGAAGTCGAACGCATGGCTCGGCTCGTCGCGCGGCTCCTGGAATTCAGCCGGCATACCGAGCGGCAGATCAGCACCATCGATCTCCCATCGGAGATCGCGAACTCCCTCGAGCTGGTCCAAGGGTACGTCCGTAACCGCCGCGTAACGCCGGTTACGGAGTATGCGTCGGGCCCCCTCACGATCCTCGCCGATCGTCAACAGCTCCGTCAGGTGCTCTTGAACCTCATCACGAATGCGTGCGATGCGATGGAGTCCGGAGGAACGCTGACCATTCGCGTCTATCGCGAAGATTCAGCCGCCGTCCAGCTCGCTCCTGACCGCCGCACCGACAACGGCGGTCAGGAAGGCCGTCCGACCGTCGTCATCGAGATCGCGGACACAGGGTCTGGGATCTCGCCGGCCGATCTGGCACGGGTGACGGAGCCGTTCTTCACGACCAAGCCCGAAGGGAAGGGCACCGGCCTCGGGCTCGCCATCTGTCGGCGGATCGTGCAGGAGCATGCCGGGAAGCTCGAGATCGCCAGCGAAGTCGGCGTCGGCACGACGATTCGCGTAAAACTTCCCGCCCCGGAGACGGGCCCGAATGGAGGCGGTCGCGGCAACTATGGACCAGCATAA
- a CDS encoding response regulator, whose translation MVGQPALGRVLVVDDETELMSTLCEMLSAQNYEAVGYTSPKEALDALTEQDFDLLLSDLSMPEMDGIELLRRALELDPLIVPVIMTGQGSVQTAVEAMKSGAFDYLLKPFKISSLLPLLSRCMDVRRLRLENVQLRETLAIHELSKAVAMTLDLNSILNKVADAAVQQCEADEVSIMLPTRDGRELYVAAVRGAQRDHILGQRVPFDRGIAGWVAQHLEPLTLTGEVKDPRFTSAHPRPEIRWAISMPMMVGGKLVGILNVNALQRRAFTLGQVKALSILTTTGAAALEHTGLYLEAREAEARYRSIASRLAAINEFSRAVGSTLDLKSLFGIILHHVSALTECRSCSIAQHDPFSESFHVVAFWERDGGAVVGEPDGAEERVVVQAPSEVGEIRGRSPIVIEDTRQSDQDRVRRFAEQSVLSLVSVPVEINGRLWGILSVGFEEVNAATPDRVEFLGAIASHLAVAIKNAELYSQLQDAYDELHETQRRVVQQERLSALGQMASGIAHDLNNALVPALGFTELLLDRPDGLDDHDKVREYLKLVQTGAQDAAKIVGRLREFYRERKDDEVFAPVSLNVIVEQAVSLTQPRWKDQAQAKGVTIRVVTDLANVPPILASGAELREAVANLIFNAVDAISESGTITLRTRHDGGSVFLDVADTGVGMSEEVRQRCLEPFFSTKGEQGTGLGLPMVYGIVQRHEGNVEIESEEGVGTRFSLEFPVPRGAGAADDDTAPGLQQNQLRVLVVDDEQMVREVVAQYLASDGHTVETASNAADAMQLFSESAFDLVITDRGMPEMTGDQMAGAMKQTHPNIPIILLTGFGDLMRASGDRPSSVDEIVSKPVRIAVLRQSIARLTADRADARARQSD comes from the coding sequence GTGGTAGGACAGCCAGCATTGGGGCGCGTCCTGGTCGTCGACGACGAAACTGAGCTGATGTCGACCCTGTGCGAGATGCTCTCCGCCCAGAACTACGAGGCGGTGGGCTACACGTCACCCAAGGAGGCCTTGGACGCGCTGACGGAGCAAGACTTCGACCTCCTGTTGTCCGATCTCAGCATGCCGGAGATGGACGGCATCGAGCTGCTTCGACGGGCCCTCGAGCTGGACCCGCTCATCGTGCCGGTCATCATGACCGGCCAGGGATCAGTCCAGACCGCGGTCGAGGCGATGAAGAGCGGCGCCTTCGACTATCTGCTGAAGCCTTTCAAAATCAGCTCACTCCTTCCGCTGCTCAGCCGATGCATGGACGTGCGTCGGCTTCGCCTCGAAAACGTCCAGCTCCGCGAAACCCTCGCCATTCACGAGCTCAGCAAGGCCGTCGCCATGACGCTCGACCTGAACTCGATCCTCAACAAAGTCGCGGACGCCGCGGTGCAGCAGTGCGAGGCAGACGAGGTGTCCATCATGCTGCCGACGCGCGATGGCCGCGAGCTCTACGTTGCGGCCGTCCGCGGCGCCCAGCGCGACCACATCCTTGGCCAACGCGTGCCCTTCGATCGCGGCATCGCCGGGTGGGTCGCCCAGCACCTGGAGCCGCTGACATTGACCGGGGAAGTGAAGGATCCGCGCTTCACCTCCGCACACCCGCGACCGGAGATTCGGTGGGCCATCTCGATGCCGATGATGGTGGGCGGCAAGCTCGTGGGCATTCTCAACGTGAACGCGCTGCAGCGCCGCGCGTTCACCCTGGGTCAAGTCAAAGCCCTGAGCATCCTCACGACGACCGGCGCCGCCGCGCTGGAGCACACCGGCCTGTATCTGGAGGCGCGCGAGGCTGAAGCGCGCTACCGTTCGATCGCGAGCCGCCTCGCAGCCATCAACGAGTTCTCCCGGGCCGTGGGAAGCACGCTCGATCTGAAGAGCCTCTTCGGCATCATCCTGCACCACGTCTCCGCGCTGACCGAGTGCCGCTCGTGCAGCATTGCCCAGCATGACCCCTTCTCGGAATCGTTCCACGTGGTCGCGTTCTGGGAGCGCGACGGCGGCGCCGTTGTCGGTGAGCCCGACGGCGCGGAGGAGCGGGTCGTGGTCCAGGCGCCCTCGGAGGTGGGTGAGATCCGAGGCCGAAGCCCTATCGTCATCGAGGATACGCGCCAGTCGGATCAAGATCGCGTGCGGCGATTTGCCGAGCAATCGGTGCTGTCGCTGGTCTCTGTCCCGGTGGAGATCAATGGACGGCTCTGGGGAATCCTCAGCGTGGGATTCGAAGAAGTCAACGCGGCAACGCCGGACCGGGTGGAATTCCTCGGCGCCATCGCGTCCCACCTGGCCGTAGCCATCAAGAACGCGGAGCTGTACAGCCAGCTCCAGGACGCGTACGACGAGCTGCACGAAACGCAGCGGCGCGTGGTCCAGCAAGAGCGGTTGAGCGCGCTCGGTCAGATGGCCAGCGGCATCGCCCACGACCTCAACAACGCGCTGGTGCCGGCCCTGGGGTTCACCGAGCTGCTCCTCGATCGCCCCGACGGCCTCGACGATCACGACAAGGTCCGCGAGTATCTCAAGCTCGTGCAGACCGGCGCCCAGGATGCCGCCAAGATCGTCGGCAGGTTGCGCGAGTTTTACCGGGAGCGGAAAGACGATGAGGTCTTCGCCCCCGTCAGTCTCAACGTGATTGTCGAACAGGCGGTATCGCTGACCCAGCCGCGCTGGAAGGACCAGGCGCAGGCGAAGGGCGTCACCATTCGCGTCGTCACGGACCTCGCGAACGTGCCTCCCATCCTGGCCAGCGGAGCGGAGCTGCGCGAAGCAGTGGCGAATCTCATCTTCAACGCCGTCGACGCCATATCGGAGAGCGGGACGATCACGCTGCGCACGCGCCATGATGGCGGCTCGGTGTTCCTCGATGTCGCGGACACCGGAGTGGGGATGAGCGAGGAGGTGCGGCAACGCTGTCTCGAGCCATTCTTCTCGACCAAGGGCGAGCAGGGCACAGGTCTTGGTCTGCCAATGGTCTATGGCATCGTGCAGCGACACGAAGGAAATGTCGAAATCGAAAGCGAGGAGGGTGTCGGCACGCGATTCAGCCTCGAGTTTCCCGTGCCTCGTGGCGCGGGAGCCGCGGATGATGACACCGCCCCCGGCCTGCAACAGAACCAGCTCCGCGTGCTTGTCGTGGACGACGAGCAGATGGTTCGCGAGGTTGTCGCCCAGTACCTGGCCAGCGACGGTCACACGGTTGAGACGGCGTCCAACGCGGCGGACGCGATGCAGCTCTTCAGCGAATCCGCGTTCGACCTGGTCATCACCGACCGAGGGATGCCGGAGATGACCGGCGATCAGATGGCCGGGGCGATGAAACAGACCCACCCCAACATCCCGATTATTCTGCTCACGGGGTTCGGCGACCTCATGCGGGCGAGTGGTGATCGGCCCTCATCGGTCGACGAGATCGTGAGCAAGCCCGTGCGAATCGCTGTGCTCCGGCAATCGATCGCGCGGCTCACCGCTGATCGAGCGGACGCCCGCGCCCGCCAGTCCGACTGA
- a CDS encoding Rieske 2Fe-2S domain-containing protein, producing MLSKEENELITRAGPGTPMGNLMRRYWIPALLTEEIPTPDSPPVQVRILGEELVAFRDTNGRIGLLDEHCHHRGTSLFYGRNEECGLRCVYHGWKYDVEGHVVDTPAEPAGSRFKEKLRHPAYPTHEVAGIIFAYLGPRERMPLFPNYDWTQVPTDHTYVTKAYQSCNYLQGLEGECDSSHLSFLHRTFSRDGDQSLYQSDSAPAYETEEADFGMRLIATRKAGPGKRYVRVSAQIMPVGVAVPVGTRDASGNLDGYEVHFYTPIDDTHSWRFDFGFRRSRVVTDADVHRRLVIGPDYRRIPNADNHYLQDREMQRAVNFTGMTDFLTHDSCATESMGPLFDRSREHLGASDKGVIAVRRYLLDAIKALQDGREPPHLVRDFERNDFRHANATYGVIEDDGSDWHGHFPHMALTAEDLTAERGLAEQRAG from the coding sequence ATGCTGTCGAAGGAAGAAAACGAGCTGATCACTCGGGCCGGGCCTGGCACTCCGATGGGAAATCTCATGCGACGGTATTGGATCCCGGCCCTGCTCACCGAGGAGATCCCAACGCCGGACTCGCCGCCGGTCCAAGTCCGGATCCTGGGCGAGGAGCTGGTGGCGTTTCGCGACACGAACGGCCGCATCGGTCTGCTGGACGAGCATTGTCACCACCGCGGCACGTCGCTGTTTTACGGCCGGAATGAAGAGTGCGGGCTCCGCTGCGTCTACCACGGGTGGAAGTACGATGTCGAGGGCCACGTCGTCGATACGCCCGCCGAGCCGGCCGGCAGCCGCTTCAAGGAGAAGCTCCGCCACCCCGCCTACCCGACTCACGAGGTGGCCGGGATCATCTTTGCATATCTGGGCCCGCGCGAGCGGATGCCGCTGTTCCCCAACTACGATTGGACCCAGGTTCCGACTGACCACACGTACGTGACCAAGGCGTACCAGTCGTGCAACTATCTGCAGGGGCTCGAGGGGGAGTGCGATTCCTCGCACCTCTCGTTCCTCCACCGGACCTTTAGCCGCGATGGCGACCAAAGCCTGTACCAGAGTGACTCGGCGCCGGCCTATGAGACCGAGGAAGCCGATTTCGGCATGCGACTCATCGCGACGCGAAAGGCGGGTCCCGGCAAGCGCTACGTCCGCGTTTCGGCTCAGATCATGCCGGTCGGGGTGGCGGTCCCGGTTGGCACCCGGGACGCGTCGGGAAACCTCGACGGGTACGAAGTGCACTTCTACACGCCGATCGACGACACGCACAGTTGGCGGTTCGACTTTGGCTTTCGTCGAAGTCGCGTTGTCACCGACGCCGACGTCCATCGTCGCCTGGTGATCGGTCCGGACTATCGACGGATTCCCAACGCGGACAACCACTACCTTCAGGACCGCGAGATGCAGCGCGCCGTCAATTTCACCGGGATGACCGACTTCCTCACGCACGACTCCTGCGCGACCGAGTCGATGGGGCCTCTCTTCGATCGAAGCCGGGAGCACCTAGGGGCGAGCGACAAAGGAGTGATCGCCGTGCGCCGGTACCTCCTGGATGCCATCAAGGCGTTGCAGGACGGAAGAGAGCCGCCGCACCTCGTCCGGGACTTCGAGCGGAACGACTTCCGCCACGCCAACGCGACCTACGGTGTCATCGAGGACGATGGGTCGGATTGGCACGGGCACTTCCCGCACATGGCCTTGACCGCCGAAGATCTGACGGCGGAGCGTGGGCTCGCGGAGCAGCGGGCCGGATAG
- a CDS encoding EamA family transporter, translating to MTARSAAQIGSHGLDLAGLVNLAVVYLGWSGTYVAIRFAVREGSGFPPFSLIAARLLVAGVVLLGWAAAQRDRIRPTGRELAALTVSGVLLWGGGNGLVVWAEQRAGAGYAALLIATTPIWASLITALLNRRPPTPLLAAALVVGFAGVATLAAPVLSGGSSADVYALLALLLAPATWASGSVLQARRSVPMSSIATAAHQHLIGGVLFVGLALVAREPMPNPTMEAWLGWGYLVVFGSLVTFTSYLRALRLLPTSVVMTYSYVNPVGAVVLGALLLGEAVSGWTAAGAGLVLLGVAGVFRSRPA from the coding sequence GTGACGGCACGCTCGGCGGCGCAGATTGGCTCGCACGGGCTCGACCTCGCCGGGCTCGTCAACCTCGCCGTCGTGTATCTCGGATGGAGCGGCACGTACGTGGCGATTCGCTTCGCGGTGCGCGAGGGGTCAGGATTCCCGCCCTTCAGCCTGATCGCCGCGCGGCTTCTCGTTGCCGGCGTCGTCCTCCTCGGGTGGGCCGCGGCGCAGCGGGACCGCATCCGGCCGACCGGGCGGGAACTTGCCGCCCTCACCGTGTCGGGCGTGCTGCTCTGGGGCGGCGGAAACGGCCTCGTGGTGTGGGCCGAGCAGCGCGCCGGCGCGGGGTACGCGGCCCTGTTGATCGCCACGACCCCGATCTGGGCATCGCTGATCACGGCCCTCCTGAATCGGCGACCTCCGACGCCCCTGCTCGCCGCCGCGCTCGTGGTCGGCTTCGCCGGCGTGGCGACCCTGGCCGCCCCGGTCCTCTCCGGCGGCTCCTCAGCCGACGTCTACGCGCTCCTCGCCCTCTTGCTGGCTCCGGCGACGTGGGCCTCGGGGTCCGTGCTCCAGGCGCGGCGGAGCGTGCCGATGTCGTCCATCGCGACCGCCGCGCACCAGCATCTGATCGGCGGGGTCCTCTTCGTCGGGCTCGCCCTCGTGGCACGGGAGCCGATGCCCAATCCGACGATGGAGGCGTGGCTTGGGTGGGGGTACCTCGTCGTGTTCGGCTCCTTGGTGACGTTCACGTCGTATCTGCGCGCCCTCAGGCTCCTCCCCACGAGCGTCGTGATGACGTACAGCTACGTCAACCCCGTGGGCGCCGTCGTCCTGGGTGCGCTCCTGCTCGGGGAAGCGGTGTCAGGCTGGACGGCCGCCGGCGCGGGCCTGGTCCTGCTCGGCGTCGCTGGTGTGTTTCGCAGCAGGCCGGCGTGA
- a CDS encoding DUF6295 family protein, with protein MCTYIVEHADLAGSAKGQLGWFPLNRAHVAFDHPVSAPLDHALLIDFVNEAQGPGARVAVELSAESARDLAFAILTALKAAEAENVVEPGLVGAVPQP; from the coding sequence ATGTGCACCTATATCGTCGAGCATGCCGATCTCGCCGGGAGCGCCAAGGGCCAGCTTGGCTGGTTTCCGCTCAATCGCGCCCACGTGGCCTTCGATCATCCCGTCTCGGCGCCGTTGGACCACGCGCTGCTCATCGACTTCGTCAACGAGGCGCAGGGCCCAGGTGCGCGCGTCGCGGTTGAGCTGAGCGCGGAATCGGCCCGCGATCTGGCCTTCGCGATCTTGACCGCGCTCAAGGCCGCCGAGGCCGAGAACGTCGTCGAGCCGGGCCTGGTGGGGGCGGTCCCGCAACCCTGA
- a CDS encoding dienelactone hydrolase family protein, whose translation MYPYEGMIAETVCYPGYDGDVIESYVARPLGPSPVGGVVVIHHAPGWDSWTKEVARKLAHNGFAAVAPHLYCRFGPGSWDDVTAAARAAGGVSDDQVIGDVKGSMEYLRTLVNHNGRIGVIGFCSGGRHSYLVACTVPGIDAAVDCWGGRVVADRPGDINPKQPVQVLDLTKNLSCPLLGIFGNDDPNPSPAHVNRTEDELMKYNKNYEFHRYDGAGHGFFAADRSGYRPEQAVDGWSKVLAFYRRYLTAESEAPAAVGAAAR comes from the coding sequence GTGTATCCATACGAAGGGATGATTGCGGAAACGGTCTGCTATCCGGGGTACGACGGCGACGTGATCGAGTCGTACGTCGCGCGCCCGCTGGGCCCGAGCCCAGTCGGCGGAGTCGTCGTCATTCACCACGCGCCCGGTTGGGACTCCTGGACCAAGGAGGTGGCGCGTAAGTTGGCGCACAACGGCTTCGCGGCGGTCGCGCCCCATTTGTATTGTCGATTCGGCCCGGGGAGCTGGGACGACGTCACGGCCGCGGCGCGGGCGGCTGGCGGCGTATCGGACGACCAGGTGATCGGGGACGTCAAGGGCTCGATGGAGTACCTGCGAACCCTCGTCAACCATAACGGCCGGATCGGCGTCATCGGCTTCTGCTCGGGTGGGCGCCACAGCTACCTGGTGGCATGCACGGTACCGGGCATCGACGCGGCGGTCGACTGCTGGGGCGGCCGCGTGGTCGCGGACCGACCCGGCGACATCAACCCAAAGCAGCCGGTCCAGGTGCTCGACCTCACGAAAAATCTGAGCTGTCCGCTGCTCGGGATCTTTGGGAACGACGATCCGAACCCATCTCCCGCGCACGTGAACCGCACCGAAGACGAGTTGATGAAGTACAACAAAAACTACGAGTTTCACCGGTATGATGGCGCGGGACACGGGTTTTTCGCCGCGGACCGCTCGGGCTACCGGCCGGAACAGGCGGTTGATGGGTGGAGCAAGGTGTTGGCCTTCTACCGTCGGTATCTGACTGCTGAATCAGAAGCGCCGGCGGCGGTCGGCGCCGCCGCACGCTGA
- a CDS encoding ester cyclase: MNDLDILERNKAIVREYFARLDVRDPRLIDDLFIADCVVHRPELAQPIRGREALRAGFLRNAGVYAEFHSAIEDLIAEADRVVARIMHRVVHRADWDTRIGRVAAAGKSVSWSAIAIFRFEDGRIAEEWVSRDELGMLLQIGPVQPLRSSV; the protein is encoded by the coding sequence ATGAACGACTTGGACATTCTCGAGCGGAACAAGGCGATCGTGCGGGAGTACTTCGCGCGGCTCGATGTGCGGGACCCGCGGCTCATCGACGACCTCTTTATCGCCGATTGCGTGGTGCATCGGCCGGAGCTTGCCCAACCGATCCGGGGCCGGGAGGCGCTGCGCGCAGGCTTCCTCCGGAACGCTGGCGTCTACGCCGAGTTCCACTCGGCCATCGAGGACCTCATTGCTGAGGCGGATCGGGTCGTGGCGCGTATCATGCACCGCGTCGTGCACCGCGCGGACTGGGACACGCGCATCGGGCGGGTCGCGGCGGCTGGAAAGTCAGTGAGCTGGAGCGCCATCGCGATTTTCCGCTTCGAGGACGGGCGGATCGCGGAGGAGTGGGTCAGCCGCGATGAGCTGGGCATGCTCCTTCAGATCGGTCCGGTCCAGCCTCTTCGATCCTCCGTCTAG
- a CDS encoding DUF433 domain-containing protein gives MSQPSHYTARDPEILGGMLVLVGARVPVQTLLNYPKSGQSLDEFLIDFPTVPREQAMGGLSEAEEALLSRAHSA, from the coding sequence GTGAGCCAGCCATCACATTACACGGCCCGGGACCCGGAGATCCTTGGCGGGATGCTTGTCCTTGTCGGTGCACGGGTTCCCGTCCAGACTCTTCTGAACTACCCGAAATCCGGGCAGTCCCTCGACGAGTTCCTGATTGATTTCCCAACCGTCCCCCGAGAGCAGGCCATGGGTGGGTTGTCGGAAGCGGAGGAAGCTCTGCTTTCCCGTGCGCATTCTGCCTAA
- the frdD gene encoding fumarate reductase subunit FrdD produces MRYKIDTIEPFWWGLFMAGAGVIGMLLPIHILIQGIAAPLGLVNPEVLARHVVALLGNPIVKLYLFVLISLPLYHWAHRFRYFVFDLGLRGGRMGIAVLCYGAAVVGTILAALTLIKL; encoded by the coding sequence ATGCGATACAAGATCGACACGATCGAGCCCTTCTGGTGGGGACTCTTCATGGCGGGCGCCGGCGTCATCGGCATGCTCCTCCCGATCCACATCCTGATCCAGGGGATCGCCGCGCCGCTGGGACTCGTGAACCCGGAGGTGCTCGCGCGCCACGTCGTCGCCCTCCTCGGAAACCCCATCGTGAAGCTGTATCTCTTTGTGCTGATCTCGCTGCCGCTCTATCATTGGGCCCATCGGTTCCGCTACTTCGTCTTCGATCTCGGGCTGCGTGGCGGTCGCATGGGGATCGCGGTCCTCTGCTACGGCGCCGCTGTCGTCGGCACGATCCTGGCCGCGCTGACGCTCATCAAGCTCTGA
- a CDS encoding succinate dehydrogenase/fumarate reductase iron-sulfur subunit: protein MATQTRTVKLTVTRYRPGQDRDPITQSYDVPYNEDWVVLDALQYIKDQEDGTLSFRWSCHMGICGSCGMMINGTPRLTCAAFLREYYPGEIRVEPLANFPIIRDLVVDIDDFMHKLEEIKPYIIRPDVDSAPVGKGNEFRQAPEQIDDYRQFGMCINCMLCYAACPVYGMEPRFLGPAAIALAHRYNMDSRDQGRDQRMGYVGSSEGIWECTFVGECTVVCPKHVDPAAAIQRTKLATTNDFFRSILMPWGNR from the coding sequence ATGGCTACGCAAACACGCACAGTGAAGTTGACCGTCACGCGCTATCGCCCCGGTCAGGATCGGGACCCGATCACACAGTCGTACGACGTTCCGTACAACGAGGACTGGGTGGTGCTGGACGCCCTTCAGTACATCAAGGACCAAGAGGACGGGACCCTTTCGTTCCGCTGGTCGTGCCACATGGGCATCTGCGGGAGCTGTGGGATGATGATCAATGGGACCCCCCGGCTGACCTGCGCCGCGTTCCTGCGGGAGTACTACCCGGGTGAGATCCGCGTCGAACCGTTGGCGAACTTCCCCATCATTCGCGATCTCGTTGTGGACATCGACGATTTCATGCACAAGCTCGAAGAGATCAAGCCGTACATCATTCGGCCGGACGTTGACTCCGCGCCGGTCGGCAAGGGGAACGAGTTCCGCCAGGCGCCCGAGCAGATCGACGACTACCGGCAGTTCGGCATGTGCATCAACTGCATGTTGTGCTATGCGGCCTGTCCGGTGTACGGCATGGAGCCGCGCTTTCTCGGGCCGGCCGCCATCGCCCTGGCGCACCGATACAACATGGACTCGCGCGACCAGGGGCGCGATCAACGAATGGGGTACGTCGGCAGCTCCGAGGGGATCTGGGAGTGCACCTTCGTGGGTGAGTGCACGGTGGTGTGTCCGAAGCACGTGGACCCGGCGGCGGCCATCCAGCGGACCAAGCTCGCGACCACGAACGACTTCTTCAGGTCGATCTTGATGCCGTGGGGGAACCGCTGA